A DNA window from Melanotaenia boesemani isolate fMelBoe1 chromosome 6, fMelBoe1.pri, whole genome shotgun sequence contains the following coding sequences:
- the si:ch211-261d7.6 gene encoding LOW QUALITY PROTEIN: zinc finger protein 208 (The sequence of the model RefSeq protein was modified relative to this genomic sequence to represent the inferred CDS: inserted 2 bases in 1 codon; deleted 1 base in 1 codon), translating to MDESAAASTREDTAENKPCGGDSAPENIADPSAEETADRDGVFCCQHCGETFREEASLLEHRHQHLQQNMYLGNQSDSLHNAEKDSEKAYFCTLCSLSFADMSELHLHMKNHDQTSLKESDVVINSGETKQQSYECPDCGKSYVVIGHFLNHQRSHRRPSKSVFHELEHLKKKSFQCESCGRNYSRASALDAHRRCHEEKLVKSKTRSSGEAGQIVESEVEMKPSEAQTEDGSENLCKCSCGKAFSTTMRLKTHQRFSRNSQCSSEEIKHKPKKSSNEFYCSECKKAFSGHIALFNHQRWHANHSDDSAKRFPCEECGKVFMTLTFYYRHQRTAHSDETPAKSFLHQVCQLQKKAFECKDCGLKFSRASALHSHQLQHTDVFKETEKEAQMRSSLSPHNKILESGWKGTEHMESLTEEKVRPVSFFSTGTAEESHISESDEDMESYEPGDFNVQVISASESEDEVEKDVNPDLELLCESDQEVRDDGDVDVFSRSLVSKPEIDLKIVQIDFEQINESAVPVKEAENETAEERYDCPDCYRWFSSPSSLRVHRMWHDMRKRRQQTQGQSVAACICQTCGHEASSYEAYLQHIQTHDDQSPSNDVLNHDEGLEMKTLTCNECGKSFSRLSALVSHQLHHSKRKQFQCPDCMMSYLHAASLFNHMKTCTAEKRENIFVSKKEYNPKKTLLGPKIYHCEQCGKGFWSLGAYSHHKQNQTECVDLRLRKGIPGSLHLVNGRSRSGIKVACPVCGRKFRHKGIMALHMRKHENGNHKCELCSRSFRLFSSLLRHQVVHSDQLLPPPIKSFQHQVEQLKKNTYSCPDCGKLFSRAKALQFHMKSHGYETGHTPSSTAALENLQCAICLSHFSNKGSLRAHQKLCIKRKSQVAIKTEPPENKDLMMQKDGMEHSDQLKAQTDASGELKLDTHTDVGNVDHHSSADLKYKCKKCDRSFSVVGALNFHKRIHAEDKTTKSNLAISLMVKKSKKEEPSKGLFHCSECGRRFTTNSALGSHKRWHREKKCSRSLLKDDDLKPISHKAEDGPFQCNKCGKQFFNHRVLQRHQIFNPQCQTKTEPGSNKSAENDGTPKQFSFSVSDGTVEHRSLLVSDLEGEHSTIVQAADHHENKLLEHNPEQEDINCSQGELLTLTLKTKSHQCPLCSMTFAKARGLRAHKWQAHAKSTKNKEKFPLNVKKEPTDSNSEINKTEDLVPVNNSAVGRGRKKIGSYSQPVKTLDCGNQSSSAGAPPDHKGVGLEVKQESKLEIQTSTADIPSPLGHMSEHSVKCLFLFKCGKCGKAFQSEEQLGTHKLKAKTRPYCCALCCHGFWTENLLQQHLAWHDEVRWRLPNEVRFRLSAAMASKPQKPDNGGMSLPPSTTKQPSLSPQGQALSGHKCQHCGKAFLSPSALQKHKTEHCNSGXHCSICPRTFSQIQDLIDHHLECIGDDKNQSTAPAAVS from the exons ATGGACGAATCTGCTGCAGCATCGACCAGAGAAGACACCGCTGAAAACAAACCCTGCGGTGGTGACAGTGCACCCGAAAACATCGCTGATCCATCAGCTGAGGAGACAGCCGACA GGGATGGGGTTTTCTGCTGTCAGCATTGTGGAGAAACCTTCAGAGAGGAGGCATCCTTGCTGGAGCATCGCCATCAGCACTTGCAACAAAACATGTATCTAGGCAACCAGTCCGATAGtttacacaatgctgaaaaGGACAGTGAAAAAGCTTATTTCTGTACTTTATGTTCACTCTCTTTTGCCGACATGAGTGAACTTCACCTGCATATGAAAAACCATGATCAGACGTCTCTGAAGGAGTCTGATGTTGTGATTAATTCTGGAGAAACAAAGCAGCAAAGTTATGAATGTCCAGACTGTGGGAAATCTTATGTTGTGATTGGACACTTTCTCAATCATCAGCGTTCCCACAGACGACCCTCAAAATCAGTTTTTCATGAACTGGAGCATTTGAAAAAGAAGTCATTTCAGTGCGAGTCTTGTGGAAGGAATTATTCTCGCGCTTCAGCCCTTGATGCTCATCGACGCTGCCATGAAGAAAAGTTGGTAAAGTCCAAAACCAGGAGCTCAGGAGAGGCAGGTCAGATTGTAGAGTCGGAGGTGGAGATGAAGCCCAGCGAAGCTCAGACAGAGGATGGTTCTGAAAATCTTTGCAAGTGTTCATGTGGGAAGGCTTTTTCTACAACGATGCGCCTGAAAACACATCAGCGATTTAGCCGCAACAGCCAGTGCTCCTCAGAAGAgataaaacacaaaccaaagaagaGCTCCAATGAATTCTACTGCAGCGAGTGTAAAAAGGCTTTCAGTGGCCATATTGCCCTCTTTAACCATCAGAGGTGGCATGCTAATCACTCTGATGATTCAGCAAAAAGGTTCCCATGTGAGGAATGTGGAAAAGTTTTTATGACTCTAACATTCTACTACAGGCATCAGCGCACAGCACACAGCGATGAGACACCAGCAAAGTCTTTCCTTCATCAAGTGTGTCAGCTCCAGAAAAAAGCATTTGAATGTAAAGATTGTGGGCTGAAGTTTTCCAGGGCGTCAGCACTTCATTCTCATCAACTTCAGCACACTGACGTTTTCAAAGAAACTGAGAAGGAAGCCCAGATGCGTTCCTCGTTGTCACCTCACAACAAAATACTAGAGAGTGGGTGGAAAGGGACTGAGCACATGGAGTCTTTAACAGAAGAAAAGGTGCGGCCAGTAAGTTTTTTTTCAACTGGTACAGCTGAAGAATCGCACATAAGTGAGTCTGATGAAGACATGGAGAGCTATGAGCCTGGGGACTTTAATGTACAGGTGATCAGTGCCAGTGAATCTGAAGATGAGGTAGAAAAAGATGTGAATCCTGATCTTGAGCTGTTGTGTGAATCAGATCAGGAAGTAAGAGATGATGGTGATGTTGATGTTTTCTCCAGGAGTCTTGTGTCAAAACCAGAGATAGACTTGAAAATAGTCCAGATTGACTTTGAGCAAATTAATGAGTCTGCAGTGCCGGTAAaagaagctgaaaatgaaacagcagAGGAACGATATGATTGTCCAGACTGTTATCGCTGGTTTTCAAGTCCTTCATCGCTACGTGTTCACAGAATGTGGCATGATATGCGTAAGAGAAGACAACAGACTCAAGGTCAGTCGGTGGCAGCTTGCATATGTCAAACATGTGGCCACGAAGCCAGTAGCTATGAAGCATACTTGCAACACATACAAACCCATGATGAtcaaagcccaagcaatgatgTGTTGAATCATGACGAGGGCTTGGAGATGAAAACTTTAACATGCAATGAATGTGGTAAAAGTTTTTCTCGTTTGTCTGCTTTAGTCTCTCATCAGTTGCATCACtccaaaagaaaacagtttcagTGTCCAGATTGCATGATGTCATATTTGCATGCAGCCAGCTTGTTTAACCATATGAAAACCTGCACagcagaaaaaagggaaaacatttttgtcaGTAAAAAGGAGTACAATCCAAAAAAAACCCTTCTAGGCCCAAAGATCTATCATTGTGAACAGTGCGGTAAGGGTTTTTGGTCTTTAGGGGCTTACTCACACCACAAGCAAAATCAGACTGAGTGTGTAGATTTGAGGCTAAGAAAAGGCATCCCAGGATCTTTGCACTTGGTTAATGGACGCTCACGCTCCGGCATTAAGGTTGCATGTCCAGTATGTGGCAGAAAGTTCCGTCACAAAGGCATCATGgcgttgcacatgcgcaaacaTGAAAATGGAAATCACAAATGCGAACTCTGCAGTCGGTCCTTCCGCCTTTTTTCCAGCCTCCTCAGACATCAAGTTGTGCACAGTGACCAGTTACTCCCGCCGCCCATCAAGTCTTTTCAGCATcaggtggagcagctgaaaaAGAACACATACAGCTGTCCCGACTGCGGTAAGCTGTTTTCACGGGCCAAAGCATTGCAGTTTCACATGAAGAGCCATGGTTATGAGACTGGACACACACCATCATCCACAGCTGCACTGGAGAATCTACAGTGTGCAATATGCCTTTCACATTTCAGTAATAAGGGCTCTCTGAGGGCTCATCAGAAACTTTGCATTAAAAGAAAGAGCCAAGTAGCCATAAAGACAGAACCACctgaaaataaagatctcatgaTGCAAAAGGATGGAATGGAGCACTCTGACCAGCTAAAGGCACAAACTGATGCAAGTGGTGAGCTCaaactggacacacacacagatgtgggGAATGTAGACCATCACAGCTCAGCTGatttgaaatacaaatgcaaaaagTGTGACAGAAGCTTTTCAGTTGTTGGAGCTTTGAATTTTCACAAAAGAATTCATGCTGAAGACAAAACCACAAAATCTAACTTGGCCATTTCTCTGATGGTTAAGAAATCTAAAAAAGAGGAGCCAAGTAAGGGACTGTTTCACTGTTCAGAGTGTGGGAGGCGATTCACAACCAACTCAGCCCTCGGCTCCCACAAACGATGGCACAGAGAAAAGAAGTGTTCACGATCTTTGCTAAAAGATGACGACTTGAAACCCATTAGCCACAAGGCTGAGGACGGACCCTTCCAGTGCAACAAATGTGGCAAGCAGTTTTTCAACCATCGCGTGCTGCAGCGCCACCAGATCTTTAACCCTCAGTGTCAAACCAAAACAGAGCCAGGTTCAAACAAAAGTGCAGAAAACGACGGCACACCAAAACAGTTTTCATTCTCGGTGTCTGACGGAACAGTTGAGCATCGTTCACTTCTGGTCTCTGATTTAGAGGGTGAGCACTCTACAATTGTCCAGGCTGCAGACCATCATGAAAACAAGCTGTTAGAGCACAACCCAGAACAAGAAGATATAAACTGCAGTCAAGGTGAATTGTTGACTTTAACACTGAAGACAAAATCTCACCAGTGTCCTCTCTGCTCCATGACTTTTGCAAAAGCAAGAGGTCTGCGTGCTCATAAGTGGCAAGCCCACGCAAAgagcacaaaaaacaaagagaagttTCCTCTGAATGTAAAAAAGGAGCCCACAGACTCCAACAGTGAAATCAACAAGACAGAAGACTTGGTACCAGTAAACAATAGTGCTGTGGGCAGGGGAAGGAAGAAAATTGGATCATATTCCCAACCTGTGAAAACTCTTGACTGTGGGAATCAGTCCAGCTCTGCAGGCGCCCCACCTGACCATAAAGGAGTTGGCTTGGAAGTAAAACAGGAGTCTAAACTGGAGATCCAAACATCTACAGCTGACATTCCTTCACCTCTTGGCCACATGTCGGAACACTCGGTCAAATGCctcttcctctttaaatgtGGGAAGTGTGGGAAAGCTTTTCAATCAGAGGAACAGTTAGGAACGCATAAGCTCAAAGCGAAGACCCGGCCATACTGCTGTGCTCTGTGCTGCCACGGCTTCTGGACAGAGAATCTGCTACAGCAGCACCTCGCCTGGCACGATGAAGTGCGCTGGCGTCTCCCGAATGAGGTGCGTTTCAGGCTCAGCGCTGCTATGGCCTCAAAACCTCAAAAACCCGACAACGGAGGAATGTCTCTCCCACCCTCTACCACGAAGCAACCTTCGCTTTCCCCA CAAGGTCAGGCACTAAGTGGCCATAAGTGCCAGCATTGTGGCAAAGCCTTTCTTTCACCATCTgctttacaaaaacacaaaactgagcACTGTAACAGTGG TCATTGCTCCATTTGCCCCAGGACCTTCAGTCAAATACAAGATCTCATTGATCATCACCTGGAATGTATCGGTGATGACAAAAACCAGAGTACAGCCCCTGCCGCTGTCTCATAG